The DNA segment CCACATGCGCTGGCCACGGAGGGTGGCACGCGCGCCGAGGGCTTCACCCTCACGGAGCTTGAAGTTCGCGACGGCCTTCTTCGAGAAGGTGATGGACGGGCGTTGGCCGGTGATCTTGGCGATCTCGTTCACGGCGTCGTCCACGGCGACCTTGCGGTCGGGGGCCTTGCCCATGCAGGAGGTCACGACGATCTTCTCGAGACGCGGGACCTGGTGTGGATTGGCGTAGCCGTGCTTCTTGGTCAAAGCCGGCACCACCTTATCCTTGTAGTGCTTCTGTAGTGCGTTGGTGCTCATGTTTTCAGCGGGTCAGCGTCTGCGCGACGCTTAAGCGCGGGCAGGGACGTTTCCGTCTCAGCCCAGTTTCTTGACGTTGGAGATGTGGATGGAACCGTCGATGGTCTTCAGACCACCATCGGGCTCTTGTTCGGAACGGCGGATCGCCTTCTTGACGGGACGGACGCCTTCGACAACGACGGTGTTCTTGGCCGCGTTGACAAGGGTGACGGTGCCGGTCTTGCCCTTGTGGCTTCCGGCGATGACCTGGACTTGGTCACCTTTTTTTACGTGAGTCTTGCTCATGTGGAGATGGTTTCGGTTGGGATTCGTGCGGCGCGGGGCGGCGTCTTAGAGCACTTCGGGCGCGAGGGAAACAATTTTCATGAATTGTTTTTCGCGGAGCTCACGGGCGACGGGTCCGAAGATCCGGGTACCACGCGGGTTGTTGTCCTTGTCGATCACGACGATCGCGTTGGAATCGAAGCGGAGGATGGAGCCATCCGGGCGGCGGATGGGGTAGGCGGTGCGGACCACCACAGCCTTGACGACGCTGCCTTTCTTGACCGAAGCGGTCGGGATGGAATCGCGGATGTGGGCGGTGATGACATCACCAACCTGGGCGGTACGGGTGCGTTTGCCGAGCACGCCGATCATTTTTGCGCTGCGGGCGCCGGTGTTGTCGGCGACGTCGAGCATGGTTTCCATCTGGATCATGGCAGTAAATCTAAGGAATTGGTTGTGTAGGAAGGTGAAGATGCGGAGCGGAGCGCCGCGGATCCCGGATCAGTGGGAAAGAACTTCGGCAAGGGCCCAGCGCTTCAGCTTGGAAAGCGGCTTGGTTTCAACGATGCGGACGCGGTCGCCGATTTTGGCCTGGCCGCTCTCGTCGTGCACGTAGTACTTCTTGGACCGTTTGACGATCTTGTTGAACTTCGGGTGCGGGACGCGGGCGACGTGCTCGACGACGAGGGTCTTCTCCATTTTGTCGGAGACGACGACGCCGACACGGGTCTTGCGAAGGTGCGGTTGGGATTCCTGAGTGTTCTCGCTCATGGTGCGTTCAATTTAAGGGGCTTGGTGGAATCAGGCGCCTTTCTTGGCGTTCTGGGCGGTGAGGATCCGGGCGGTGTCACGGCGGACCTGCGTGATGCGGGCCGGGTTCTCCAGTTGGCCGGTGGCGCGCTGGAGGCGGAGGTTGAGGGCTTCCTGCTTGAGGTCGCGGAGGTTTTTGGCGAGCTCGTCAGCGGAGAGCTGGTTGATTTCTTTGCCTTTGTTCTTGGCCATGGTCGGACGTTGGTTGGTGGTTGGCTGCCGGATCAGGCGTGCGGATTGCGGGCGATGAGGCGGGTGCGGAGGCCCAGCTTGTAGGAGGCGAGGCGCATCGCTTCCTTGGCAGCGGACTCGGTCACGCCACCGACCTCGAAGAGGATGTTGCCAGGGCGGACGACGGCCACCCAGCCGTCCACGGCACCCTTACCTTTACCCATCCGGGTTTCCGGCGGGCGGGCGGTGATGGACTTGTGCGGGAAGATCCGGATCCAGACCTTGCCCTTCCGCTTCAGGGAGCGGTTGATCGCGATACGGCAGGCTTCGATCTGGCGGTTGGTCATCCAGCCGCGGTCGAGCGTCTGAAGGCCGAAGTCACCGAAGGCGACGGTGGTTCCGCGCTGGGCGTTACCTGCGCGGCTTCCGCGGTGGCTCTTGCGGAACTTGGTTCGTTTGGGCATCAAAGGCATGGCTCGGTCCTCCTAAAAGTGTGATGTGTTGTTGGAAATTGGTTCGTCGGAACAGGAATCAGTTGCGGTTCTGGGGGGCACCACGGCGGTCGCCACGGTCACCACCACCACGGCGGTCACCGCCACGGTCGCCGCGTTCGCGGCGCTCACCACGCTCACCGCCAGGGCGGCTGCCGTCGTCTTCCTTCTTGTTGATCCAGCACTTGACGCCGATGATGCCATAGACGGTGCGGGCTTCGGCGAAGCCGTAGTCGAGAGGCACGCGGAGGGTCTGGAGAGGCACCTTGCCTTCACGGTAACCTTCGGCACGGGCGATGTCAGCACCACCGAGACGGCCTGCGACGCGGAGGCGGATGCCTTCCGCACCGAAGTCCATGGCGGTCTGCAGGGCACGCTTCATGGCGCGGCGGAAGCTGATCCGGCGCTCAAGCTGGACGGCGATCTGCTCGGCGACGAGCTGGGCGTCGAGTTCCGGCTTGCGGATCTCCACGATGTCGATCTTGACCTGGGCACCTTTTGCGAGGTCGGTGATGTCCTTGGTCATGACCTCGATCTCCTTGCCCTGGCGGCCGATGATGAGGCCCGGACGGGAGGTGTGGAGGGTCACGCGGACACTGTTCCAAGCACGCTCGATCACGACGCGGGAAAGACCGGCGTTCTGGAGCTTGTTCTTGAGGTAACCACGGATCGCGAGGTCCTCGTGGAGTTTGTCAGTGAAGTCCTTGCCACTGGCATACCACTTGGAGCGCCAGTCTTTGCTGACGGCGAGACGGAATGCGATCGGATTTACTTTCTGGCCCATGGTCGGTGATGGATAAGATTAAAGGGGATCAGGCTTGCTCTTCCGCGGCGGCTTCAGCGGCTTCGGGAGCTTTTTCGGTTTTTTTGGCGGCCGCCTTGCGGGCGGGTTTCTTTTTCTTCTCAGGGGCGGAACCCACGAGCGTGATGGAAATGTGGCTGGTGCGCTTCAGGATCGGGCCGGCGGAACCCTTCGCCCGTGGGCTGAAGCGGCGGAGCGTCGGGCCGGCGCCGATGACGGCTTCCTTGATGACCAGGGAGTTGGTGTCGAGCGAGAAGTTGTTCTCAGCATCGGCGATGGCGGTTTTGAGGGTCTTGCCGATGAGGGTCGCCGCCTTCTTCGGGGTGTAGGTGAGGATATCGAGGGCGCTCGACACGGGGAGGCCTTGAATTTCACGGGCTACGTCACGCGCTTTCTGAGGCGAGAGACGAACGAATTTAGTGGTGCTCTTGACTTCCATGGTCGTGTCAACGGTGAGTGGTTACTGCGCGGATGCTTGTAGTTCGAGAATGGCGAGGTCGCCGGGGCGGGGAGTTTCGTTTGGCGTGTCCAGTCTTTCGACGAACGCGCCGCAGACGCCCTTGCGGACGTCGGCGATGATGGCTTGGCCGTAGGGCTGCTGTCCCCGGCTGAGTCGGAAAGTCATGCCGATTTTCGCACCCTGGGTCTCCCCGAGGTTGAGAACGAGCATGCCACTTTCCTGGTCGAGGCTGACAACGCGGGCTTCCTGAAGTGACCCGGTGCGGACATCGGGGCGGGGCTTCTGGCGTAGTCCGAGGACGTCGTCAAGCTCTCTTAGCGAAGTTTCCAGACGAAGCAGTGCGTCCGGGTCTGAGACCACCGCCTTGCTGCGGTAGTCGGTGATGGTTGAGACGAGGCGCATCACGGCACTTTCGAGCCGGGTGGTGCGTTCGTTTGCGATCTGGAGATCCGCGGCGGCCTGGACGAGGCGGTCATTCCCGCCGTCGAGGAGGTTCTTGCCGAGGGCTTCCAGACGGTCGCGGACCTGGGAGAGTTGCTCCGACGCCTGCTTCTCGCCTTTGTTTGATTCGGCGAGGGCGCGCTGGAGGGCGACATTCTGCTCCCGCAGGTCGAGGATGGTTTCCTGGAGTTCCTCCACGGTGGCCTGCCGCTGGGCCGCGGCAACACCCGTCCCGGCCAGCAGCCCGAGGGCGGCGGCAAGTGTCGGAAGTTGGCGGACGGCGAACATGGTCGTGGAGGATTCTGACAGGAAGACGGATTACTTCTTACCGATACCGCCGTGCTGGCGGAAGATGCGGGTAGGAGCGAATTCGCCGAGCTTGTGGCCGACCATGTTCTCGGTGACATACACCGGGACGAAGGTCTTGCCGTTGTGGACGGCGAAGTTGTGGCTGACGAAGTCCGGGGTGATCATCGACTTGCGGCTCCAGGTTTTGATGGGCTTGCGGTCGGATCCGGCTTCGGCAACGGCGTCGATCTTCGCGAGAAGCTTCTGATCGACGAACGGGCCTTTCTTGAGTGAGCGTGGCATGGGAAACGTGCTGTGGTTGAAGGTTCGGGAAGTGGATTACTTCTTCTTGTGGCGGGACTCGACGATGAACACGCTGGTGCCCTTCTTCGGCTTGCGGGTCTTTTCGCCCTTGGCGTGGCCCCATGGGGAAAGAAGGTGCTGGCGGCCACCACCGGACTTGGAGCGGCCTTCGCCACCACCGTTCGGGTGATCAACCGGGTTCATGGTCATACCGCGGACGGTCGGACGGACACCCTGCCAGCGGGTGCGGCCCGCTTTGCCGGAAACTTCGTTCATGTGGTCGCGGTTGCCGACCTGGCCGACGGTTGCGAACACGTCCAGATGGAAGCGGCGGATCTCACCGGATGGGAGCTTCACCAGCGCCCACTCGTCGTCACGGTTGGAGAGGACGGCGAACTGGCCTGCGGCACGCACGAGCTTGCCACCGGTGCCTGGGGTCAGCTCGATGTTGTGGATCGAGGTGCCGAGCGGGATGGACTTGAGCGGAAGGGCGTTGCCTGCCTTTGGAGCGGCGTTCTGGCCGGCGGACACCTTGCCACCAACTTCCAGGCCGATAGGGGCGAGGATGTAGGACTTCTGTCCGTCGGTGTATTGGATGAGGGCGATGCGGCAGGTGCGGTTCGGATCATACTCGATGCCGAGCACGGTTGCCTCCACGTCGCGCTTGGTGCGGCGGAAATCAACGATCCGGTAGTGGCGCTTGTGGCCACCGCCGATGTGGCGGGTGGTGATGCGGCCGGTGTTGTTGCGGCCACCGCTGCGCTTCAGGGGCGTGAGGAGGCTTTTCTCCGGGGACTTCTTCGTGATCTCATCGAACGAAGGAAGCTGCTTGTAACGCTCCGGCGGGGTGTTTGGCTTGAAAGTCTTGAGTGGCATGACTCGCTGAACGGTTGAGTGTTGCGGTTAGAAGTAGCCCGGATCAGATGAGATCGAGGGTTTCGCCTTCCTTGAGGCGGACGATGGCTTTTTTCCAGCTGCTGGTGCGACCTGCGTCGGCGCGGCGCTTGCGGCGCTCCTTGCCGTCGTAGTTGGCGGTGCGGACGGAGACGGCGGTCTTGCCGAGCAGTTCCTTCACAGCCTGCTTGATCTCCACCTTGTTCGCGCTGCGGTCCACTTCGAGGGTGATCTCGTTGTTGGACTCCTGCAACATGGTGGCCTTCTCGCTGAGGCGGACGTTTTTAATAACCTGGTAAATGTCTTTCATGGTCTCGGTTTCTGGTCCGGGGTTCAGGCGGTGCGGAATGCGAGGGTGCTGACAGCGTCACCCACGAGGATGATGCTGCGGGCGAGGAGGAGCTGCTCGACGTTGAGGTCGGAAGCGCTCACAAGCTGGGTCCAACCCACGTTGCGGGCGGCGAGGCGGGTCTTGTCGTCGAAGTTGCCGACGATGAGCACTTTGTCGTTCGGGGTGATCGCCTCGACGGCGGCCACGAAGTCCTTGGTCTTGCCGCCGATGCTGAAGCTTTCGACGGTGGACACCTTGCCGGCGCGGACGGAGTCACCCAGCACGCGGCGCAGGGCGAGCTTGCGGACCGACTTCGGCACATCCTTCGAATAATCACGCGGGCGTGGGCCGAAGACAACGCCACCACCGACAAAGATCGGAGCGCGTTTGTCACCGTGACGGGCGTTGCCGGTGCCCTTCTGCTTGTAGATTTTCTTGTTGTTGCCGGAAACTTCGCCACGCGTCTTGGTGTTGGCGGAGCCGGTGCGGCGGTTGGCGCGGTAGGCGGTCACGAGGTCGTGGACGGCCTGGCGTCCGCGCTCCTGGCCGACGAGGACGACGTTGGCGGCCTGGGCGTCTGCTTCGGTAAAGGTCTTGGCTGACATGACTTAAAAGGCTGGTGAATGTTCAGGGGAATGTCCGGATCACGCGGACTTCTTCTTGGCGGGGCGGATGGTGAGGTAGCCGCCCTTCGCGCCCGGAACAGCTCCGGAGACGAGGATGACTCCGTCGTCCTTGCGGACGGCGACAACTTTGAGGTTCTGCACCGTGCGTGGCACGTTGCCCATGTGGCCGGGCATCTTCTGGTTCTTCCAGACGCGGCCCGGGGTGGAGCGGCAGCCGATCGCACCGGTCCGGCGGTGCATCATGGAACCGTGGGTCATGCGGAGACCGCCGAATCCGTGGCGGCGCACGGCGCCTTGGAAGCCACGGCCCTTGCTGGTGCCGATGACGTCAACCCACTGGCCTTCGCTGAAGGTGTCCAGGCCGGGAAGCTCGGTCGGCAGCTCAGCGCCGCGCTCGAAACGGAACTCCTGCACGAAGCGCTTCGGAGCGGAACCGGCTTTCTTGAAGCGGCCGAGATCCGGCTTGGAAACGCGCTGTTCCTTCTGGTCGTCGAAGCCGACCTGAACGGCGGTGTAGCCGTCGGTCTCGACGGTTTTGGACTGGAGGAGGGTGTTGCCGGCGACGTCGATGACGGTGACGGGGATCATGGCCTGCGTGTTCGAGTCGAACAGGCGGGTCATA comes from the Luteolibacter sp. SL250 genome and includes:
- the rplE gene encoding 50S ribosomal protein L5, with amino-acid sequence MSTNALQKHYKDKVVPALTKKHGYANPHQVPRLEKIVVTSCMGKAPDRKVAVDDAVNEIAKITGQRPSITFSKKAVANFKLREGEALGARATLRGQRMWEFLHRFINITSPNIRDFRGISSKSFDGRGNYAVGIADQSIFPEIEIDQIKRQIGFDLIFVTSAPTDAEGRSLLTELGLPFRDAKKAEEAVAAAE
- the rplX gene encoding 50S ribosomal protein L24, encoding MSKTHVKKGDQVQVIAGSHKGKTGTVTLVNAAKNTVVVEGVRPVKKAIRRSEQEPDGGLKTIDGSIHISNVKKLG
- the rplN gene encoding 50S ribosomal protein L14, coding for MIQMETMLDVADNTGARSAKMIGVLGKRTRTAQVGDVITAHIRDSIPTASVKKGSVVKAVVVRTAYPIRRPDGSILRFDSNAIVVIDKDNNPRGTRIFGPVARELREKQFMKIVSLAPEVL
- the rpsQ gene encoding 30S ribosomal protein S17 encodes the protein MSENTQESQPHLRKTRVGVVVSDKMEKTLVVEHVARVPHPKFNKIVKRSKKYYVHDESGQAKIGDRVRIVETKPLSKLKRWALAEVLSH
- the rpmC gene encoding 50S ribosomal protein L29 produces the protein MAKNKGKEINQLSADELAKNLRDLKQEALNLRLQRATGQLENPARITQVRRDTARILTAQNAKKGA
- the rplP gene encoding 50S ribosomal protein L16, yielding MPLMPKRTKFRKSHRGSRAGNAQRGTTVAFGDFGLQTLDRGWMTNRQIEACRIAINRSLKRKGKVWIRIFPHKSITARPPETRMGKGKGAVDGWVAVVRPGNILFEVGGVTESAAKEAMRLASYKLGLRTRLIARNPHA
- the rpsC gene encoding 30S ribosomal protein S3, translating into MGQKVNPIAFRLAVSKDWRSKWYASGKDFTDKLHEDLAIRGYLKNKLQNAGLSRVVIERAWNSVRVTLHTSRPGLIIGRQGKEIEVMTKDITDLAKGAQVKIDIVEIRKPELDAQLVAEQIAVQLERRISFRRAMKRALQTAMDFGAEGIRLRVAGRLGGADIARAEGYREGKVPLQTLRVPLDYGFAEARTVYGIIGVKCWINKKEDDGSRPGGERGERRERGDRGGDRRGGGDRGDRRGAPQNRN
- the rpsS gene encoding 30S ribosomal protein S19 produces the protein MPRSLKKGPFVDQKLLAKIDAVAEAGSDRKPIKTWSRKSMITPDFVSHNFAVHNGKTFVPVYVTENMVGHKLGEFAPTRIFRQHGGIGKK
- the rplB gene encoding 50S ribosomal protein L2 — translated: MPLKTFKPNTPPERYKQLPSFDEITKKSPEKSLLTPLKRSGGRNNTGRITTRHIGGGHKRHYRIVDFRRTKRDVEATVLGIEYDPNRTCRIALIQYTDGQKSYILAPIGLEVGGKVSAGQNAAPKAGNALPLKSIPLGTSIHNIELTPGTGGKLVRAAGQFAVLSNRDDEWALVKLPSGEIRRFHLDVFATVGQVGNRDHMNEVSGKAGRTRWQGVRPTVRGMTMNPVDHPNGGGEGRSKSGGGRQHLLSPWGHAKGEKTRKPKKGTSVFIVESRHKKK
- the rplW gene encoding 50S ribosomal protein L23; amino-acid sequence: MKDIYQVIKNVRLSEKATMLQESNNEITLEVDRSANKVEIKQAVKELLGKTAVSVRTANYDGKERRKRRADAGRTSSWKKAIVRLKEGETLDLI
- the rplD gene encoding 50S ribosomal protein L4, translated to MSAKTFTEADAQAANVVLVGQERGRQAVHDLVTAYRANRRTGSANTKTRGEVSGNNKKIYKQKGTGNARHGDKRAPIFVGGGVVFGPRPRDYSKDVPKSVRKLALRRVLGDSVRAGKVSTVESFSIGGKTKDFVAAVEAITPNDKVLIVGNFDDKTRLAARNVGWTQLVSASDLNVEQLLLARSIILVGDAVSTLAFRTA
- the rplC gene encoding 50S ribosomal protein L3 — translated: MSLGLLGKKLGMTRLFDSNTQAMIPVTVIDVAGNTLLQSKTVETDGYTAVQVGFDDQKEQRVSKPDLGRFKKAGSAPKRFVQEFRFERGAELPTELPGLDTFSEGQWVDVIGTSKGRGFQGAVRRHGFGGLRMTHGSMMHRRTGAIGCRSTPGRVWKNQKMPGHMGNVPRTVQNLKVVAVRKDDGVILVSGAVPGAKGGYLTIRPAKKKSA